The following coding sequences lie in one Xiphophorus maculatus strain JP 163 A chromosome 4, X_maculatus-5.0-male, whole genome shotgun sequence genomic window:
- the LOC102234822 gene encoding SIN3-HDAC complex-associated factor-like isoform X1: MFGFHKSKIYRSNDGCCICKTKSSSSRFTDSSRYEETFRMCFGLSEDRVGDICNACVLLVKRWKKLPHGSKKNWNHVVDARAGPGFKVTKPKKIKNSDGKKKSKLKKLHKFKRQTDSDAHSTTSSMSPAQSPSYSNQSDDGSDIESKQRRSSPSIFSFLDRSYWKRQKVCCGIVYKGRFGEVIIDPRLFKPCCSSKKQKTLTPTQVPTLQPQLPEDLKETW; this comes from the exons ATGTTTGGCTTTCACAAGTCAAAAATCTACCGGAGTAATGACGGCTGTTGCATCTGTAAGACCAAGTCCTCTAGTTCACGCTTCACGGACAGCAGCAGATATGAAGAGACCTTCAGGATGTGCTTTGG ACTCTCAGAAGATCGTGTTGGAGACATTTGTAATGCGTGTGTTCTGCTGGTGAAGAGATGGAAGAAGCTGCCTCATGGCTCCAAGAAGAACTGGAATCAT GTGGTTGATGCTAGAGCTGGCCCAGGTTTTAAGGTGACAAAACCCAAGAAGATCAAGAACAGTGATGGGAAGAAGAAGAGCAAACTAAAGAAGCTTCATAAGTTTAAGAGGCAAA cagaCTCAGATGCTCACAGCACAACGTCCAGCATGTCTCCTGCCCAATCTCCCAGTTACAGCAACCAGTCAGATGACGGTTCCGACATCGAGTCCAAACAAAGACGCTCATCTCCTTCCATCTTCTCCTTCCTGGATCGTTCTTACTGGAAGAG gcAAAAGGTGTGCTGTGGAATTGTCTACAAAGGTCGGTTTGGAGAAGTGATTATCGATCCCCGACTTTTCAAGCCTTGCTGCAGctcaaaaaaacagaagacactGACGCCCACGCAGGTGCCCACACTCCAACCACAGCTCCCAGAAGATTTGAAAGAAACCTGGTGA
- the LOC102234822 gene encoding SIN3-HDAC complex-associated factor-like isoform X2, with protein sequence MFGFHKSKIYRSNDGCCICKTKSSSSRFTDSSRYEETFRMCFGLSEDRVGDICNACVLLVKRWKKLPHGSKKNWNHVVDARAGPGFKVTKPKKIKNSDGKKKSKLKKLHKFKRQNSDAHSTTSSMSPAQSPSYSNQSDDGSDIESKQRRSSPSIFSFLDRSYWKRQKVCCGIVYKGRFGEVIIDPRLFKPCCSSKKQKTLTPTQVPTLQPQLPEDLKETW encoded by the exons ATGTTTGGCTTTCACAAGTCAAAAATCTACCGGAGTAATGACGGCTGTTGCATCTGTAAGACCAAGTCCTCTAGTTCACGCTTCACGGACAGCAGCAGATATGAAGAGACCTTCAGGATGTGCTTTGG ACTCTCAGAAGATCGTGTTGGAGACATTTGTAATGCGTGTGTTCTGCTGGTGAAGAGATGGAAGAAGCTGCCTCATGGCTCCAAGAAGAACTGGAATCAT GTGGTTGATGCTAGAGCTGGCCCAGGTTTTAAGGTGACAAAACCCAAGAAGATCAAGAACAGTGATGGGAAGAAGAAGAGCAAACTAAAGAAGCTTCATAAGTTTAAGAGGCAAA aCTCAGATGCTCACAGCACAACGTCCAGCATGTCTCCTGCCCAATCTCCCAGTTACAGCAACCAGTCAGATGACGGTTCCGACATCGAGTCCAAACAAAGACGCTCATCTCCTTCCATCTTCTCCTTCCTGGATCGTTCTTACTGGAAGAG gcAAAAGGTGTGCTGTGGAATTGTCTACAAAGGTCGGTTTGGAGAAGTGATTATCGATCCCCGACTTTTCAAGCCTTGCTGCAGctcaaaaaaacagaagacactGACGCCCACGCAGGTGCCCACACTCCAACCACAGCTCCCAGAAGATTTGAAAGAAACCTGGTGA